TAACTCCCGGGTTGTTTTTAGTGCAGCAGCGAGATAGTCATTCTCATTCCCGGTTTTTTGTTTTCCGCCTTCTGTATCTGCTGGTCTACTGGTTGAAGAATGGGGTAATTCGCCTGGGGAACGCCAGTAGGTAAGGAGTGCCCAGAGCGAGCCGAGACCGTAGCCAATGTGGAGGACAGGGTAAGTGATAAGGTATAAAGGAAGTTGAAGGGGAGATGGGGTAGTAAGGGCAGAGAACAGAATTAGTAGCAGAAGGTAGCTACCGGCGGTGCTAAGCAGCGGGAGGTGCGCGATGAGGTGGGGAGAGGGTAAATTAAATTTTGAAAGGAATAAGGTAAGTGGCTTCGGGCAACCGGTGGCGAGGAGCAGGGTTGTGATGAAGATGGCGGGTATGAGATGGCGCAAGGAGAATGGTTTTGAAGCAAATCGAGTGCTGCGGATGACCCAGTAGCCGTTGGCAAAACTGTTCCGGAACAGGTCAATGAGGCGGGCACGGGCGTAATAGTAGGTTTTTATTGAGGGGACGAGAAGAATTTGTTCGCCGGCACGGCGCAAGCGGAGGTTAAATTCAATGTCGTGGTTGCGGACAAGGCGGGTGTTGAAGGTGCCGTAGCAGGTAAATACCTCTCGTCGATAACCGGGACAGGAGGCTGTGTCAGCGGTGCGGATGGTGCGGAGGTTGCGGCCGATGCGCATCAAAGAGTTGCCGACGCCGAATGGGGAGGCGAGGACACGAGCGATGGCACGGGCAATTGGGGTGCGGTCTGAAGGCAAAGTGATTGCGACTGAACCAACCGCCGCCCCATTTGTGTTATTGAGAACTCGAACCGCTTCGGAGATGTAGTTGGGCGAGTAACGGTTGTGAGCACCAAAGGTAAAGATGATTGCGCCACGGGCGTGGGCGATGCCGATGTTTAGGGCGTAAGGGGTGGTGCGAAAGGGATTGGAGATAATACGAATGTTGTGCTCCGGATTATTGCGGGCAAACTGCTGGACTAAGGAGATGGTGCCGTCATCAGAAAAGCCATCGACTACTATGGTTTCGACGAGATGCGCCGGATAGTCCTGTTCGATGATGGAACGGAGTGTTCTGATGATGGACTTTTTCTCGTTGCGGCAGGGGATGATGATGCTGACCAGAGGAAGGGGCTTGTTCATTTACTCCTCCCAGGGTTGGTAATTTCCATTAACTGGTTCGCTCTTGAAGCGGATGCCGTAGCGACGGAGAAGGTCACGCAGTTTTTCGGTTAGGGGTGTGACAGTACCCTGGACTTGGCGTGCCTGGAGGTGGAAGATGGTGGTTTGTGTTCGGTCGGTGAATACGGTGATGGTGTTGTCATAATAGGTGATGGCGGTAGTGCCGATTTTGATTGTGAGGGTTTCGGGCTCAAAACGGGATTCCTGTTTGGTGTAGTGGGCAAGGATTTCAGCGGCAACAGGAAGAAAGTCGCGGAAAAACGCCCGGCGTTCCTCTTCACTTAAGGGGCGGGGAAAAACACTTTCTTTCAGCACGCGACAGGGAACACCAGCAGCAAGAGCACCGGCAGGAATACTTCTTGTTACGACGGAACCAACGCCAATGACCGTATTGGCGCCGATTGTTACCCCGGGGTTAACTATTGCTCCGGGCAGCCAGCAGTTGTCGCCAATTGTTACCGGGGCAAAAGCGACCGGAAATCCCTGCAGAACCGACTGGTAAGCACCGTGGGTGTAGATAGCGCTGTTGGTGCCGATTCCGACCTCATTGCCAATTGTTACGGGCCGGGCGGTGTTGATAAATGTTCGCATACCGAGGTGGAGCCAGTAGCCGGCGGTCAACTGGGATTGAGGTTCAAAGCAGGAGCCGCCGCCAATTCTCACATAAGGCCCACACCACAATTCGCGGCCGATTTTTATTCGCCTGCCTTCGATGAGACAGTCCGAACCGATAACACTGTTTTTCCCGAGTTCCAGTGATTCCTGGACCCGGATGATTACACCGGAAGAGATACGGCAACCCGGGGCAAATTTGATTGAACCGCCGATGATAACAACACCAGGCTGAATGACGCAACCCATACCAAGTTCCAGTCGGGAACAGCGGATTAAGACTTTTGAAGAGTGGTTAAGGTCTTCTTGTACCGGGATGCCAATCGAGCATTTTTCACTGAGGATTAACTCCGGGCAGTCAATCTGGACATCAGAACCGATTTTTACTTCCATATCCATCGCACCACCTCAAAGGCTTCGGCAAACTGGACACCGGCTTGAACGCCCCGAACTCGGGCAAGGCTACGGATAAAATCTTCACTGGTATAGGAGCGGAAGCGTTGCGATTGATAAGAGGCAAGGCTTTCGATTTTGCGCTGGATATGACGCTCTTCGAGCGGGACAAAACAGACATGACGAAATGTAAGAGTGTTCATCGGTAGTTCGTAGCCGAGGATAGATGTGTATTTGAATGCGCGCAAACCTTCTTCAAAAATCACCCGGTGGTCTTGATGAATGTCCGAGGATGCGGGAAGAAACACAAGGTCGGGGTTGAGTTGTTGCCGGCAGCGGACCAGTTCCTCAAGGATTTCCTGGCGAAATTCCGGGAAGCGGCGAACCCGAAAGTCAAGGAGGCGCCAGTTTTCCGGTCGCACCCCAAGTTTTGTTACGGCGGTAAAGCACTCTTTCTTCAATATGTCGGGCGGGAATCCTTTAGGCACCGACTCTTCGCAGGGAGAAAATGCCATATAGTAAACTTCCTTTCCTTCTTCGATCAGACGGACGATGGTGCCAGAACAACCGAACTCATCGTCGGTGTGGGCACCTAAAACTAAAACACGGTTAAATAATCCATTCATAAAGTTTTAAAAGTTTTTTTTCTTCATTTTGCCAGTTGTAGATTTTATTGACGGCATCTCTGCCGTTTTTCCCCATCTTGCGCGCCTGGTCGGGCTGGGATTTCAGGGTTGCAAGTACGCGGGCTAACGAGGTGGCGTCGCCCGGTGAAAAGGTTAAACCGCAGGCGCACTCCTGGACAATGGCACGCAAGGGGGGGAAGTCAGGAACGACCACAGGTAATCCGGCGCTCATAAACTCAAACATTTTGACCGGTAAGGCAGATTCGTAGCCGAGGACCGGTAAGGAAGGGACAACACCCACATCGCTCTCTGTGTACCACCTGAAGCAGTCGGGATGGGGCAGAGTGCCAAGGTGTCGGACGCGGGGATATGCGGGATGGGCTTTGATTTTTGCCTCGTAGTCAGGAGAAACAAATTTGCCGGCGAGGAGAAGTTCACAATCGGGCAGCTGGATGAGTGCCTCCAGGAGGAGCGTGATACCTCGTTCTGGTGTGAGGACCCGGGCGAGATGGACGATACGAAAAGGTCGAGTTGATGGCGTCTTACCTCCATTCTGCGGTTCAGACCGAGAAACCGCGAGCGGTTCCGGATAGTTTTTTACTGTGACGAGGCGGCGGGCCGAGGTGCGCAGGCGGGATGCGATTGTATCAGTGGCGGTGATGACGGCATCAATGTGGCGAGCGACAAGTTTTTGGTAGGCATTGAATAGTGAGGCAAGAGGTTGACGACAGAGTTTGGGTAGGTAGGGCTTGTCCAGAAGTTGGCGGTAGTAGTCTTCGTGGATGTCGCATACCACCCTGCGGTTGAGCGCTTTAAGGAGCAGGGCAAGGGGAAGTAGTTCTGGGTCGTGAAGGTGGTAAAGGTCGGCTTTTGCCTTGAGTGCAAAGAGCAGCAGGCGGAGAGGGGTGAGGGTAAATCGAGTGAGTCGGGAGCGAGATGGAGGTAGGGTGTAGATGGTAAGAGGAGGATGATGGTGCCGCAGATGGGTAGCAGAATTGGAGGAGAAAGTTGGTTCGTAGCCGGGCAGGTGCGCTGAACCGTCTTTGATGCCGGCAAGGAGTACCTGATAGCCAGCGCGGAGAAGAGTTCGGGCTTGCCGATGGAAAATTCTGGTGTCGGTTACCTGATGGCCCGAGGTCAGGATGCAGATGCGGGTTGCCATTTTAATTCACCTGTGGTTGTTTTTGGGGCTACGAGGACCGGTAGGGCAAGACACAAGCCCAGAGCGGTGAAGAGCAAACGGTTGTCGTTGAGGTCGCCTGAGAACAGGGCGTTGACGAGGAAGTAAACGGTAAGGGCGAAAATTAAGAGCGTTATCGGCCGGTTGCCGTGCGCAAGACCGGTGATGAGATGACGAATTGGAATAAACAGGAGGAGAGTTATGAGGAGTAAACCGAGGAGTCCCAGTTCTGCTGCTACTTCTAAAAACAGGTTGTGGGGATAGTCACCCCGCTCGCTTTCGTATAGGTTGAACTCCTGGTCAAAGCCGCCGATGCCGACGCCGGTAAAGGGGTGTTCGCGGAACATCGCAATTGCCGCTTCGGCGCGAATGACGCGGGTGTGGGCGGTCTGGTCAATTGGTCCGGAAACGGTGTTGCGGATGCGTTTGTTCATCGTCAAAGCGGCATCCGGGGCAAAGATGGAAGTGATGATGATGATGGCGATAACGGTTGCAGCACCGGTGAGGATAAGTTTTCTGCCTTTTCGAAAGGAGAAGGCGATTAGGCCGGCGGCGCCAAGGGCGCAGAGTAAGGCGACCAATACCCCGCGTGAGCCCGAGTAAAAGACCCCGTAACCAAGGATGATGTTGACAATAAGCATAACGATGCGGACAACAGTGGTTTTCAGGGTGCGCGGCTGGGAACGGAGGGTGAAGTAAAGAGCACCGAGAAAACCAATGCCGATGGTTCTGCCGGTGGCGATGTGATTGGCGCCAAACGCGGTTAATCCTTCGGACGTGGTTTGGCCGAGCGCAACCATCAGAAGAGCAACGGCGATAAAGGTACTGAGGAGGCGCAAGAGGTTTTTCTCAGATTGGACTGTTACTATTGGGGCAAACAGGGCGAGGCCGGTCAGGGTCGCGAACCGAATTGTTTTCTCCAGACCATAGGAGTTGTCACTATCGGCAAAGGCGGAGAGGGTCATTACAACAACGAGACTGAAGAAGGCTAAAAGGAATGGCGCAATAGGGGCACGTGGCAACGTGCCCGTACCATCATTTGCCTCACGCAATGTGCCCGTACCGTCATTGGGCTCACGGACATTGCGCCAATAGGCGGGAAACGAAAGCGCTGTTCCGGTAATGAGGATAACCGCCAGGATAATGGTGATGTCCGGTGCGTGGGGAAACATCGCGGTGAACTGTGATTTGAAGATACCGGAGAGAAGGAACAACGCCAGGCCGATTTCGGGATAGCGGAGGAGTAAACCGAGTGCAAACAGAGCGAGGATGATGAGGATGAAGGTGTTCATAGTGCTACTTTGGGCACATCGCAACTTGCTCTGTTGGTGTTGTTCATTCCAGTTTTATTGTTTTTTAGTAAAGCGAACCAGAGATACCCCATATTGATTGTAAGACCAATGGTTGAGCCCAGCGCTAATCCGGGAATGCCAAGGGGTCGAACAAGAGCAAGGTCAAAAATTGCGGTGGCAGCGGCGCCAAGGAGGGCAGCGAAGACCGGTGTTCGGGTGTCTTTTTTACCCCGGAAGTAGGCGGTAAGGATAGCGGATGCGGTGAAGGGCAATAGACCAAAACCGAGTATGGCAAGGGCGATTGCGGTGGTTGAACCTGCCTCGCTGGTGAAGGCACCATGTTCGTAAAGAAGCCGGACAAGCAAACGAGCAACGAAGGAAAGAAGGATGCTGGCGGGGATAAGGATGATGGTCGATAATTTGAGAAGGCGTTCGGTTTCGCGCCGGAGACGCACGGTGTTACCGGTTGCGGCAAGTTCACTTGCCCGGGTAAAGAAAACCGTGCCGATTGATGCGGCGATGAGGTTGCAGGGAAAGGCAAATAGCCGGTCGGCATAACCGAGGATGGCGATGCTGCCCGAGGGTAAAAAGGAGGAAAAGAGCCGACCAAGCGCGAGGTTGACCGGTCGGATGAAAAGGAAAGCAAGGAGCGGGGTGGCGAGATAAAGAAATTCTCGAACGCCAGGGTCGCGGATTGTCTGGAAAAGACGATGCCCGGTAAAGATTAGTGGTGCGAGCGTTACTGCCAGACCAATGAGATGTCCAGTACTCCAGCCGGCAGCCAGGGCAAATGTGCCACTTTTTTTTGCCCAGAAGATTATAAACAGGATTGCGACGGAATTGATAATCGGGTCGATGAGACGGGGAATGGCAAATTTGCGCCGGGAGTTGTGATAGGCACCGGTGGCAGAGATAAGGATTAACGCTGCGGGTACAATCGCCATAAAACGGGTGATGGTGAGCGCGAGAGTGCGGGTTTGGGGGCTGATTTTGGGGGCAAAGATGGCGACGAGGAGCGGTGCCGCGAAAAAAGTGAAGAGGAGGATGACAATTGAAAAGAGAAAGCCGAGGGTCCAGAGTGAGGCGAAGAGTTGGCGGAAACTAACTTGATTTTTGCACATCTTGCGTTCGACAAGAAGGGGTAGGGCACAAACATCAAAGGTGCTGGAGATAAAACCACCACCAACGGTGGTGATGGTTTCGCCCACGCGGTAGGCGTCAACAATCGGCATGGTACCAAAAATATGAGCAAGAAGCAGTTCGCGCACAAATCCCAGGACTTTGGAAAGGGCGGTTAACAGGGTGACGGTAAGGGCGCGAGAGATGGTTGAGTGCGAAATGCCCAAAGTAGCATGTGAAGTATTGGCAACGATGTGCGGTAAGGAGTCTTCCGGGAGCGCAGGGCGGGAAAATGCCATTGGTTAGACCGCTACCGTTTCTCGGGAACAAAGACACTCTTCAACACGCTGGACGACAAATGCAATCTCTTCGGGTTCCAGAAGCGGTTCAATGGGCAGGGAGAGGACTTCACGCGCTGCTCTTTCTGCTTCTTTCAGATCACCGGCGATGCGGCAGCGAGAAGCAAACAGTTTCATCTTATGCAGGGGTATGGGGTAATAGACCATCGTCGCCACTTTTGCCTGGTCAAGGTGCTGTTTCAATCGGTCCCGTTCCGGGTGGCGAATGGTGTACTGGTGAAACACATGTTCTCCGTTTACCGGAAGCTGGGGAACGGTGAGCGCCGGAATCGTGCTGAGTGCGGCATTGTAGGCGGTGGCGATTTTGACCCGTCGGGTATTGAACTCTTCCAGTGCGGAGAAGCGGGCAAGCAGGATTGCCGCCTGCAGGGTGTCAAGCCGGCTGTTGTAACCGAGATAGTCAACATTGTATTTGTCTTTGCCGCCGTGGCGGCGCAGGATGTCAACGAACTCGGCGATGGTTTGGTCGTCAGTTGTTACGATACCGCCGTCACCAAATCCGCCCAGATTTTTGCTCGGGAAAAAGCTGAAGGCACCGGCGTCACCCCAGGCACCACATTTTCTGCCCTGATAAGAGGCACCGAACGCCTGGGCGACATCTTCAAGGATAAAGAGGTTGTGTTTTTGAGCGAGCTCTTTCAGTTGCGCCATCGGGCAAGTCTGACCATAGAGGTGAACCGGGATGATGCCGACGGTGTTTTTTGTCAGCGCCCTTTCAACCAGTGCGGGGTTGATGTTAAAAGTTAGCGGGTCGATGTCGACAAACACCGGTGTTGCACCGGCGCGAAGGATGGCGTCAGCGGTCGCGGCAAAAGTGAAAGGGGTTGTGATTACCTCAGCATCAGGGGTCCAGAAATCATTGCCGGTGCGTTTGTACGCCAGGGCGCGCAGGGCGAGGACAAGGGCGTCGGTTCCTGAAGCGACACCGATGGCATATCGGGTTCCAATGTACTGAGCGACTTTCTGCTCCAGGTCTCGAACCTCCGGACCCATAATCCACTGCTGATGATTAAGTGCCGTTTCCAGCCGCTGGTCAATGGCAGCTTTGAGATAACGATACTGACGTTTCAGGTCAAGGATTGGGACTTCCATTTACTTCTCCTTTAGCGGTTTTAAACCACCTTCATCATCGGGTTGATACTCATTGCCACAGTGCGGGCAGCGGGCACGGTGGTCATCGACCACCAGTTTGGTGCCACATTTGCACACCCAGCCAATAGGCCGCGCCGGAACACCGGCGACCAGGGCGTAATCAGGAACATCTCTGGTGACAACCGCGCCGGCGCCGATGAGGGCGTAACGGCCAATAGTGTTACCGCACACAATCGTTGCATTGGCACCAATTGAGGCGCCCTTTTTCACCAGGGTGGGTTTGAATTCGGCTTTGCGCTCAATAAAGGCGCGCGGGTTGATGACATTGGTAAAGACACAGGAAGGACCACAAAACACCCCTTCTTCAAGGCAGACCCCTTTGTAGAGTGATACATTGTTCTGAACTTTGCAATTGTCACCGACGGTTACCCCTTCGGCGACAAACACATTCTGCCCGAATACGCAGTTCTTGCCGATACGGACATTGGCGGAGATGTGGCTGAAATGCCAGATTTTGGTTCCCGAGCCGATTGAAGCCCCGGGGTCAACAATGGCAGTGGGATGAATGAAGGGCGCGGTTTCCGGCTCTTTCGCATCCTCAGATAGCGTTGGCACGGCATAGGCAACTTCTTCTTCAACAGGTGTTGATAAGGGGAAAGCGGTGCTGGGTTGGAGCTGGGCAACGGTCGCGGTCAGGACCGGCTTTCGCTCCTTGAGCGTAACCACCATTTTTTGGGCGCTGCCGTTACGAATCTGGTGAAGCGGTATTACCTTACCACCCTTTTGCAGTGACTGTTGCGCCGCAGTCAGGACCTCTAACACCCGCAAGCCTTCGTTGCCATCGGTGCGCGGCGGAATGCGTGTGGCGATGCTTTCGAGGAAATGTTCGCACTCCAGACGCAGGGGTTCTTCATTGGGAAGTTCAATCAGACTCTTTTCCCCTTTCAGCGCAACCGGAATCCTTCCCTGATGCCAGCGAATGTCATGCGGATAACAGGCAAGGGTGGGCTGGGAGTTACCGTCTTCAAATACCACCATCTGTTTTGAGCCAACCACCACCAACCGCTGCTCCTTGAACGGATGCAACCAGGAGACAAATGTGTAGGCGTGAACCCCGGAAGGAAATTCAAGAGTGGTCAGTGTTACATCAGGAATGTTTTTCTGGAGAAAAGCCTCACCGTGGGCAGATACCATCGCGGGACGCTCCTGGACAAGGGCAAGGATGACGCTGATGTCGTGCGGGGCAAAACTCCAGAGGATATTCTCTTCGGTGCGCAGGCGGCCAAGGTTGAGACGATTAGAATAGATGTAGTCAATCCTGCCCAGTTCGCCTTTTTCAATCATCTCGCTTAACTGGACAATAGCGGGATGGTAGCGCAGGATATGGCCGACCATCAAAATCCGCTCTTTTTTCTCGGCGAGGCGGACCAGTTCTTCAGCCTGAGAGAGGTCCAGGGCAAGCGGTTTTTCCACGAACACATCCTTTTCTGCCAGCAGCGCGGAACGAACAAATTCATAATGAGTGACCGCTGGGGTAGCAATGGCAACCGCGGTAATCTCCGGGTCGTTGAGAACGGTAGTAAAATCGTTTGTGAGACGGACACCATTTGAGATTGGTAACCCGCTTAGTGCGGCGGGATTGGTATCGCAAACGGTGTGCAAACTTTTCAAACTGTCAAACACCCGCACCAGGTTTTTCCCCCAAGTGCCGGCGCCGACAACCGCAATTGAGCGACTCATTTTTCCCTCCTTCCCTAAAAATTTTTATACCCCACGCAGGGGCGAAAAACGGTACTCTTGTGCGGTTACTGCTTTTTTAACTTTTTGTTTTTCCGGGGAGGGTATGGTTCTGGCTCCCCCGGTAGCCAATTGTTCCATTTGCGTTCCTCCTTGTTTTGCCCGCCCGGAGGCGAGCACTTCCTCCTTCCCCGATGTTTCCCTGCTGTACTATATTATAAACAAAAATTGTTAAAAGTCAACAGTTCGGCAATCAATGCGATAGAAAGATGCTATACCCGCAGGACGCTATCTGGTTTAGCAACCAGAATCACAGCGATATTGGCGACACTTTATTCTACGGTAGCCCAAAAAAGGTTAGTTCTGGCACAGTTTTTGCGGTACTTAGTCTGATATCGTTGACAGAAATAATTTTTGAGCATAAGATTCGGGTGTGAAATATGACGTATTTATAATTTATGAGACTTTTAGCGGTAAAGACCTTGCGGAACATTTAAAAGATGGGCTGAGGAGAATTAATATCAATGCCTTTGTGGCAACTCAAGACATCCCATTAGGAGAAGATGAAATAAAAGTCCGTTATTCAACACTAAAAGAGGTAAATCATATCATTTTAATTGTTACACATGGTATTTTTCACTCTAAAGAGGTCAAGGCGGAAATAAAGGAGGCTGTAAGAGCAGGTAAAAAAG
This genomic window from candidate division WOR-3 bacterium contains:
- a CDS encoding O-antigen ligase family protein produces the protein MNTFILIILALFALGLLLRYPEIGLALFLLSGIFKSQFTAMFPHAPDITIILAVILITGTALSFPAYWRNVREPNDGTGTLREANDGTGTLPRAPIAPFLLAFFSLVVVMTLSAFADSDNSYGLEKTIRFATLTGLALFAPIVTVQSEKNLLRLLSTFIAVALLMVALGQTTSEGLTAFGANHIATGRTIGIGFLGALYFTLRSQPRTLKTTVVRIVMLIVNIILGYGVFYSGSRGVLVALLCALGAAGLIAFSFRKGRKLILTGAATVIAIIIITSIFAPDAALTMNKRIRNTVSGPIDQTAHTRVIRAEAAIAMFREHPFTGVGIGGFDQEFNLYESERGDYPHNLFLEVAAELGLLGLLLITLLLFIPIRHLITGLAHGNRPITLLIFALTVYFLVNALFSGDLNDNRLLFTALGLCLALPVLVAPKTTTGELKWQPASAS
- a CDS encoding oligosaccharide flippase family protein, translated to MAFSRPALPEDSLPHIVANTSHATLGISHSTISRALTVTLLTALSKVLGFVRELLLAHIFGTMPIVDAYRVGETITTVGGGFISSTFDVCALPLLVERKMCKNQVSFRQLFASLWTLGFLFSIVILLFTFFAAPLLVAIFAPKISPQTRTLALTITRFMAIVPAALILISATGAYHNSRRKFAIPRLIDPIINSVAILFIIFWAKKSGTFALAAGWSTGHLIGLAVTLAPLIFTGHRLFQTIRDPGVREFLYLATPLLAFLFIRPVNLALGRLFSSFLPSGSIAILGYADRLFAFPCNLIAASIGTVFFTRASELAATGNTVRLRRETERLLKLSTIILIPASILLSFVARLLVRLLYEHGAFTSEAGSTTAIALAILGFGLLPFTASAILTAYFRGKKDTRTPVFAALLGAAATAIFDLALVRPLGIPGLALGSTIGLTINMGYLWFALLKNNKTGMNNTNRASCDVPKVAL
- a CDS encoding glycosyltransferase; this encodes MATRICILTSGHQVTDTRIFHRQARTLLRAGYQVLLAGIKDGSAHLPGYEPTFSSNSATHLRHHHPPLTIYTLPPSRSRLTRFTLTPLRLLLFALKAKADLYHLHDPELLPLALLLKALNRRVVCDIHEDYYRQLLDKPYLPKLCRQPLASLFNAYQKLVARHIDAVITATDTIASRLRTSARRLVTVKNYPEPLAVSRSEPQNGGKTPSTRPFRIVHLARVLTPERGITLLLEALIQLPDCELLLAGKFVSPDYEAKIKAHPAYPRVRHLGTLPHPDCFRWYTESDVGVVPSLPVLGYESALPVKMFEFMSAGLPVVVPDFPPLRAIVQECACGLTFSPGDATSLARVLATLKSQPDQARKMGKNGRDAVNKIYNWQNEEKKLLKLYEWII
- a CDS encoding glycosyltransferase family 2 protein, coding for MNKPLPLVSIIIPCRNEKKSIIRTLRSIIEQDYPAHLVETIVVDGFSDDGTISLVQQFARNNPEHNIRIISNPFRTTPYALNIGIAHARGAIIFTFGAHNRYSPNYISEAVRVLNNTNGAAVGSVAITLPSDRTPIARAIARVLASPFGVGNSLMRIGRNLRTIRTADTASCPGYRREVFTCYGTFNTRLVRNHDIEFNLRLRRAGEQILLVPSIKTYYYARARLIDLFRNSFANGYWVIRSTRFASKPFSLRHLIPAIFITTLLLATGCPKPLTLFLSKFNLPSPHLIAHLPLLSTAGSYLLLLILFSALTTPSPLQLPLYLITYPVLHIGYGLGSLWALLTYWRSPGELPHSSTSRPADTEGGKQKTGNENDYLAAALKTTRELI
- a CDS encoding PIG-L family deacetylase encodes the protein MNGLFNRVLVLGAHTDDEFGCSGTIVRLIEEGKEVYYMAFSPCEESVPKGFPPDILKKECFTAVTKLGVRPENWRLLDFRVRRFPEFRQEILEELVRCRQQLNPDLVFLPASSDIHQDHRVIFEEGLRAFKYTSILGYELPMNTLTFRHVCFVPLEERHIQRKIESLASYQSQRFRSYTSEDFIRSLARVRGVQAGVQFAEAFEVVRWIWK
- a CDS encoding DegT/DnrJ/EryC1/StrS family aminotransferase, whose translation is MEVPILDLKRQYRYLKAAIDQRLETALNHQQWIMGPEVRDLEQKVAQYIGTRYAIGVASGTDALVLALRALAYKRTGNDFWTPDAEVITTPFTFAATADAILRAGATPVFVDIDPLTFNINPALVERALTKNTVGIIPVHLYGQTCPMAQLKELAQKHNLFILEDVAQAFGASYQGRKCGAWGDAGAFSFFPSKNLGGFGDGGIVTTDDQTIAEFVDILRRHGGKDKYNVDYLGYNSRLDTLQAAILLARFSALEEFNTRRVKIATAYNAALSTIPALTVPQLPVNGEHVFHQYTIRHPERDRLKQHLDQAKVATMVYYPIPLHKMKLFASRCRIAGDLKEAERAAREVLSLPIEPLLEPEEIAFVVQRVEECLCSRETVAV
- a CDS encoding Gfo/Idh/MocA family oxidoreductase codes for the protein MSRSIAVVGAGTWGKNLVRVFDSLKSLHTVCDTNPAALSGLPISNGVRLTNDFTTVLNDPEITAVAIATPAVTHYEFVRSALLAEKDVFVEKPLALDLSQAEELVRLAEKKERILMVGHILRYHPAIVQLSEMIEKGELGRIDYIYSNRLNLGRLRTEENILWSFAPHDISVILALVQERPAMVSAHGEAFLQKNIPDVTLTTLEFPSGVHAYTFVSWLHPFKEQRLVVVGSKQMVVFEDGNSQPTLACYPHDIRWHQGRIPVALKGEKSLIELPNEEPLRLECEHFLESIATRIPPRTDGNEGLRVLEVLTAAQQSLQKGGKVIPLHQIRNGSAQKMVVTLKERKPVLTATVAQLQPSTAFPLSTPVEEEVAYAVPTLSEDAKEPETAPFIHPTAIVDPGASIGSGTKIWHFSHISANVRIGKNCVFGQNVFVAEGVTVGDNCKVQNNVSLYKGVCLEEGVFCGPSCVFTNVINPRAFIERKAEFKPTLVKKGASIGANATIVCGNTIGRYALIGAGAVVTRDVPDYALVAGVPARPIGWVCKCGTKLVVDDHRARCPHCGNEYQPDDEGGLKPLKEK